From Desulfonatronovibrio hydrogenovorans DSM 9292:
TGATCTTTACCCAGACCGGAATATGGCTGTCCTTTCATCTCAACCTGAGTACCGGGGCTACCATCGTTCTGGTGGCTGCGGTATTTTTCTTTTTGTCCAGCTTGATACCAGGCAGAACATCGTCCAGTCAGAGTTAAGTAATGATAACTTATCCTGATATAAACCCAGTGGCCGTGGAGATTGGTTCAATTCAGCTCCGCTGGTACGGCCTCATGTACCTTTTCGGGTTCACCATGGCCTGGCTTCTGGCCAGACACAGGGCTGGCAAGCCGGACTCGGGCTGGACCAGATCCGAGCTGCCGGATTTGATTACCTTTTGCGCTTTTGGGGTAATCATCGGGGCCAGGATCGGATATGTACTATTTTACGATTTCCCAAGCTTTATGGCCAGGCCCTGGGAAATGTTCATGATCTGGAAAGGAGGCATGTCGTTTCATGGAGGACTGCTTGGGGTCATAGTCTGCCTGTTCTGGTATGCCCGCAAAACCGGACGTCCTTTTTTCCAGGTGACTGACTTTATCGCCCCCCTTGCTCCCCTGGGATTGATGTTCGGCCGGATAGGAAATTTCATCAATGGAGAACTCTGGGGAAGACCGGCTCAGGTTCCCTGGGCCATGGTCTTTCCTGATCCAGCTGCCGGCTATATTCCAAGACATCCTTCCCAGCTTTATCAGGCCTTTTTGGAAGGGCTGCTTTTGTTTGTCATCCTCTGGATTTTTTCCTCCCGGTCCAGACCGAGAATGGCTGTATCCGGACTGTTCTGCCTTGGTTACGGTGTCTTCAGATTCACAGCTGAATTCTTCCGTCAGCCAGATGCCCACCTTGGTTTTGTATTTCTGGACTGGATGACCATGGGGCAGATCCTTTCTTTGCCCATGGCCCTTCTGGGCCTTGGACTGCTTGCAGCATCCTACTCCAAAAAAAGCCCGAAAATTCTGTAACAAATCTCGGGATCAGACTTTGTCTGGGTCTATGCCTGGAATGCATTTTTAAAGTCAGAAGAACATCCCGGATTAAAACCCTTCTGAATCAAAATCTGGGTTCAGACTTTTTTCCCTCCAATGATCTGCTTGACATCCGTCATGGAAGATGTTCATGGGCATGCCCATGCAGATCAACCTGACCCCCAAAAGAACAAAATCTCTCTATCCCACGGACATACTTTTCCAGACCTCCTACTGGGGAAGGGTCAAATCAAGTCTGGGATTTGAGGCAATGGCTTTTGACATTGAGTCGTCCGGGCCCAGAGGTGATGTCCTGGCCCTTGTCCAGCCTCTGGGAACCGATGGAAAGGCGGTCTATATCCAGCAGGGGCCTGAATACGCTCCGGAAAAGGAAGAATATGGAACTTTTCTGGAAGAACTATCCCAGGCCATGCTCAAGCATCTTGGCCGGGAAATATCATTCATAAGATATGATCTGCCCTGGGAATCCCAGTATGCTGAAGAGATCAAGAATAATTTCTTGGAATCCTACCCTGAAGCCCGCCTCAGGGAAATGCGGATGAATATGGGCACCAGATCCTGGAACCTTAGAAAGGCATCCATGGACATGACCGTGGCCAGCACCATGATGGTGGATATCAGAGGTTCAGACAGGGAGATCCTTGACCGGATGAAACCAAAAGCCAGGTACAATATCGGCCTGGCAAAAAGAAAGGGAGTCAAGGTTTTCAGGGCCGAACCAGACAGGCTTCCAGAATTTTACGACCTGTACAGGCAGACCGCCTGCAGAAACGGATTCGCCATCTGTAACTATAAGCACTTCCAGGCCTTGTTTAATACCCACCTGAATGATCCAGGCAATTCTGAACTGCTTTTCCTGCTGGCCGCCCACAACCAGGAAGTCCTGTCTGGGGCCATTGTGGCGGTTTCA
This genomic window contains:
- the lgt gene encoding prolipoprotein diacylglyceryl transferase encodes the protein MITYPDINPVAVEIGSIQLRWYGLMYLFGFTMAWLLARHRAGKPDSGWTRSELPDLITFCAFGVIIGARIGYVLFYDFPSFMARPWEMFMIWKGGMSFHGGLLGVIVCLFWYARKTGRPFFQVTDFIAPLAPLGLMFGRIGNFINGELWGRPAQVPWAMVFPDPAAGYIPRHPSQLYQAFLEGLLLFVILWIFSSRSRPRMAVSGLFCLGYGVFRFTAEFFRQPDAHLGFVFLDWMTMGQILSLPMALLGLGLLAASYSKKSPKIL
- a CDS encoding lipid II:glycine glycyltransferase FemX, with product MGMPMQINLTPKRTKSLYPTDILFQTSYWGRVKSSLGFEAMAFDIESSGPRGDVLALVQPLGTDGKAVYIQQGPEYAPEKEEYGTFLEELSQAMLKHLGREISFIRYDLPWESQYAEEIKNNFLESYPEARLREMRMNMGTRSWNLRKASMDMTVASTMMVDIRGSDREILDRMKPKARYNIGLAKRKGVKVFRAEPDRLPEFYDLYRQTACRNGFAICNYKHFQALFNTHLNDPGNSELLFLLAAHNQEVLSGAIVAVSGKTALYLYGASSSEKRNYMAPYAMHFDAIKRAKSLGCTGYDMGAVCTSPDPEHPFYGLYRFKTGFGGKVQFRSGSWDYPLDENKYLAFTNSHNLSRSVIS